A stretch of DNA from Anopheles ziemanni chromosome 3, idAnoZiCoDA_A2_x.2, whole genome shotgun sequence:
GGTGGACATGTTAGTGACTTTAACGCTGATTGATTGTAGTTTGCATCTCAGCCGTAATTGAAAAGGAGAGTTAGCTTAGGATGGAACTAACTAACTCATATTAGACAGTTTCACAAACCACCCAAAAATGGCCTAGTTTCAAAATAGTAGCGAATTCGAATTTgaaatttactaaaaattttGCTATAAACACAATCCTCAAAAATAAAAGGTCTTTCACTTTAAGGGTTGGTGAAGGAACTCCCGAGCAATGCGCCTTAAGTTATGCTATTGTCTAAGCAtatttaagaaaatttaaattgttcttATCAATTTcgtgtttgattttgaaaaaaattacaagtactttacttattttctttctttcaagtTTTCAATAAATAGTGCACATTTTTACTCATTCTGTTTATTTACGGAaacaaattataatattttaaaatggggTTTTGTTCGAATTTAATACCTAATGTGTGCTTCTAAAAAATACttaagataataaaaataatcattatCGTTTTATGAGACATTGTATGCAGCATAATTGGAAAAGAGTTAAGTACTGATGTTAAGATCATTTGAGTGCTTAACTAATTTAAGGAATCGTTTATGTCACGTCTGAGCGTGTTATAAAGTTCAAATTAATATAGTAAAACTATAAGTCAATCATATTAAAGAACTCTAAAATATACTGATCCTTTGACTTCCAGAATTTTCTCTGCCATCCTTACTATTTTGCTTAACTTAGCAGCTATTTTCACATCTGTCTATATTCCATTCCCTATTTACTGCCCTTCTCTTTccattgacttttttttttaaactttataaACTTTCCAACAGCACATTTGGATAGCTGATCGATCATATTTACACATTTCATACTCTCTGAATCAGTCCCGTTTGCTAACGTACAGATCTTAAACATTATCGTAAAAAACCGAGTAGATTTAGTGAATGTGTGTAACCAATGTATGATTGGAAATTCCATTTACGTGTAGAGTGTTGAAGTTTTAAATCATATTTAATCGATGTTCAATCTTTCTTGGCCAATTATAAGACTAATAGGCTGTTCTTCGCAGGATGCGATCAACTGAGGTCCTATAAACAACTAACAtacatttaatattttcagcTTCAGCCTcactttcaaaaacattctttcAAAACATCATGTCAAGGAGATCGCATGGATAAGTTTTAGTTTCATCTGCATGAGTGGGGATTGCGTGTTATTTCAATGACATCACTATATGAAAATGGATTTTTTACTGCTGGTGAAAACTTTCCTTAAGATTCTTCCCGGTGTGTCTCCACGCTCGTAATGCGATGTAGCGGTGTTTGTATATAGAAAATATTCTTTCCAACCATTCATTCCTAACAATTTACACAATCTCCTTCCCGATCGACTCGTTTTCCTAACATGATACAATTTCCTAGTCACAAAGGCCAGTCTCTTACAGCGTTTCTAGTGAATTTCGAAACAGTCTAGCTTATAGTCTAGCATTGGATGCTACGACATGCCGGACGACGGATCGTCCAGGTCCTGCCCGATAACAGGAGCGTTGCTCCGAGGGGCTTGATGATGCGGTGTGACGGATGCAGATTGAATACCAACCGAAGTGCTGGGACGAGTACTACTTCGACTACTTCGGCTACGGCTACTTTCGGTTGCGTGATCGAATGGCTTCTCCCGTTCATGGCTTCTGGTAGGATCTGGCAATGGGGCAGGTTTACCATCATCCACTAGCGTTTGCGACAACTCTAGGTCATTCATCCCCTCGGACTCGATAAAAACAGGATCCCCGgacgttgggcgggtcgaaGAAGCGCCATCGTTGAGCAGCTCCTGCTGAGGTAATGGTGTTGGCATGTCTTCAGCGGCGACACGGGTGTCTTCCCCTATGCTGGCActgtgctgttgctggtgctgctctTGGTGCTCCGGCTCCTTCTCGTTATTTACAATGCCCTGAAGTAGCTGAAAATCAAGCTGAGGATCCTGCGGCGAACCGGAAGACGGATTGCCGCCGAACTCGCGCGGATCATAGTCCGCGAAGGCCACTTCCTTCTCCCGGCTGCCGTCCGGGGACTGGCGCAACCGAGTGATGCGCGTCTGCACGATCTGCAGATGGCGTCCGATGTACTCTTCGCTCGGTGCCAGCTGGTGAGCATGGGAGAGGCAAGCTTGCGCCTGCAGAAGCTTACCCCGCTCGACGTACACCACGCAGAGGTTGTGCAGTCCTTGGATATTCACCGGATCAAGTTGCAGGATGCGCTTGTAGCactgaaatgaaagaaaagggGTTCAACAATAACAAACGTTTATCAAATCTCCTCAAGACGTACATTTTCAGCTGCATCCAGATCCTTAATGTTGTTGATGTAGATGTCTCCGAGCAGAATGAGCCCTTTGATGTGGTCCGGATGGTACTTGACGAGCTGGTTCAGGAACGGTGCGGCTTCCAGCGGCCGATGATCGTCGGCTAAGAGCAGCGCTAGGTTGAACAGTGCACTGCGAAAGTCTTGCTTCAGATGAACCGCTCGTCGGAACCAGTTCTCCGCTTCGTCCGTGTTACGGTCGTCCATCGCCAGCATGCCGAGGTTGAAGTGAACTCGTTCATTGGATTCTTTAGGAAGACAACATttaagcttagatcagtgattctgcttctctttttttccctaAAATGTCTTACCATCTTTAGTGAACAACTTCAAAAGACGCTCTCGAGCTATTTTCCTCAACTCCGGACGTCCCAGTTCTTGCAGCAAGATGGCCGAGTTCAACAGAGCCTGTTCGTGCTCCGGATCAAACTCGAGGGCCTTGTCGAGATAGGCCAAAGCCTGAGATGCTTTGCCTTGTTCGAGAAACACCACTCCAAGCTATTATTGCGAAAAGAGAAACCTATGTTAGTCTACCTCACAGCCTACGAGGAAAATAGCTTCACTTACATTGTAGTAAATGTCCGGATTGGTGCTATCGTAGAGTAGCGCTCGCTCGTAAACCTCCTGTGCTTCCTTGGTGCGGTTCAACTTGATCAAAATATCGCCCCGGTTGATGTACGCTTGCGTGTAGTCCGATCGCATGCTGATCGCCTGTCGGTATAACAGGTCCGCTTCTTCCAGCCGGGTCGCGTTCTTCGAGATCAGGTTCGCCAGATTGAGGAACACGTTCAGGTGATTCGGAGCGATGCGCGCCTGGTACGACTCGCCCGGTTTCGCCTTCGGTAGCAACGACTTCGCCTTTAGGTACGCCATCTCCGCTTCCTTGAACATCTTCAGATGATTGTACGTTCGGCCCACATTGATGTGCGCCCCGACGTCGTCTTCCTGTACGCGTACGGCCTTGTGGAAGAACTGCAGTGCCTCCTCGAACCGGCCCTCACTCTCGAGCGCATGGCCCACGTTGTTGAACAGCTTCGCGTTACGCTGGTTCACCTTCAGGCCGGACATGAAGATCGAGTACTCCGATTCCCAGTCCGCGTTGCGGTTGTATGTTTTGAGTGAGTGCGTTAGTAGTAGGAAGCCGAGGCAGCACCAGGTCATCTTGCGGGACCAACGCTCCGAGAGGACGTGAAAACCGTACGCTACCAAGATGCAGAAGCCCATCGAGGGCATGTACAGGACGCGCTCGGCAATCACGAAGCCCACCGGAAAGAAGAGATTCGAGGCGGGAAGGAACGGAAGCACCATAAACGCTAGTCCCTGAGTAGAGAAGGTAGAAGAATTAGTTAGGCTCAGTTTAACGTAAAGATTCATTTTCTAACTAAACGAACATCCATTGACTAATAGTGATGGGTTCTCGGAACCGCACCCACCGACCGGAACTGCTTCCGAGCATCTTTAAACCGGCTCCGATTCCGGCTTAGTAAAACCCCGGAGtcgcccggaaccgtccggaaccgtccggagccgctagtcggcagccggagccggctccggacggctccgaacgactccggacggctctggacggctccggctccggtcggttccggacggctccgacggctccggctgccgactagcggctccagacggctccggacggctccagacggttccggacggctccgagcTTGGAATATTGCACCTACCTTACGGAGCCGCTTCCGATATGGGTGGAGTcattcggaagcggttccgatTTTTTGTCGAATTTACCCATCACTATTGACTATTTGGCTAAATATAAAACGAACATAAAATCCCCAAATTAATATCTCTTACCATTACAACGACTGCCGACTTTTGTCGATGATTCTCCACGAAGGCAACCCACGCCAGCACGCCGATGAGGGAATAGGCACCGAGCGTGGACAAATTTCGTGGATCGGT
This window harbors:
- the LOC131285874 gene encoding LOW QUALITY PROTEIN: protein O-mannosyl-transferase Tmtc3 (The sequence of the model RefSeq protein was modified relative to this genomic sequence to represent the inferred CDS: substituted 1 base at 1 genomic stop codon), whose translation is MASHHLYGALIALVCVLCYHNSLNCGFVFDDISAIKENRDLRPHSSIKNVFLNDFWGTPMHKEQSHKSYRPLCVLTFRWNYLLHGLEPAGYHLVNVLLHTVVSLMYFRMCAMLLSEVASFAAALLFAVHPIHTEAVTGVVGRAETLSSVFFLAAFIFYTKATRRKKSTGWRYLCLSMLFVATAMLCKEQGITITGVCAIYEIFVAQKIRLGDIYHLARSMMSGKSFALPAGWWPHEASRRLAVLCVTTVALLFARLQIMGSQLPVFTRFDNPASVAVTPAXQLSYNYLVSVNLWLLLFPCDLCCDWTMGTVPLVESFTDPRNLSTLGAYSLIGVLAWVAFVENHRQKSAVVVMGLAFMVLPFLPASNLFFPVGFVIAERVLYMPSMGFCILVAYGFHVLSERWSRKMTWCCLGFLLLTHSLKTYNRNADWESEYSIFMSGLKVNQRNAKLFNNVGHALESEGRFEEALQFFHKAVRVQEDDVGAHINVGRTYNHLKMFKEAEMAYLKAKSLLPKAKPGESYQARIAPNHLNVFLNLANLISKNATRLEEADLLYRQAISMRSDYTQAYINRGDILIKLNRTKEAQEVYERALLYDSTNPDIYYNLGVVFLEQGKASQALAYLDKALEFDPEHEQALLNSAILLQELGRPELRKIARERLLKLFTKDESNERVHFNLGMLAMDDRNTDEAENWFRRAVHLKQDFRSALFNLALLLADDHRPLEAAPFLNQLVKYHPDHIKGLILLGDIYINNIKDLDAAENCYKRILQLDPVNIQGLHNLCVVYVERGKLLQAQACLSHAHQLAPSEEYIGRHLQIVQTRITRLRQSPDGSREKEVAFADYDPREFGGNPSSGSPQDPQLDFQLLQGIVNNEKEPEHQEQHQQQHSASIGEDTRVAAEDMPTPLPQQELLNDGASSTRPTSGDPVFIESEGMNDLELSQTLVDDGKPAPLPDPTRSHEREKPFDHATESSRSRSSRSSTRPSTSVGIQSASVTPHHQAPRSNAPVIGQDLDDPSSGMS